TAGATGACAAACCCATCGACGATTCTACCCTTGGCATAATTTTAACACTAATCCTTGAACTCCACAACTTTGAATTCGACGGCGAACATTACGTTCAAACCAGTGGTACCTCCATGGGCACAAAAATACGTCCCAATTATGCtaacattttcatgggcttactcAAACCATTCTATTACAAACGCTTCATCGATGACATTTTCTTAATCTGGCACCATGGTGAAGCTGCATTACTTTCCTTCATTACCGACTTTAACAACGCCGCACCGTCAATTTCCTTTTCCCATTCCTATTCATCACTCAGCATAAACTTTCTTGACGTATCGGTATTTCTGTGCAATGCTAAGTTAACGACAAATCTTTACAGAAAGCCCACTGACCGACAGCGATATCTGCATTTTAACAGCAGCCATGTCCAGCATTGCAAAACGAGCATTCCCTACAGCCAAGCTATCCGGTTCAAAAGAAGTTGTTCAGACAATAGTGAATTCACTCGCAACTGTAACCAGCTTCGTGACGCACTAACCGTACAGAAATACTCTTCACAAATAATCGACGATGCCCTTAAACGGGCCGACTGTCTCGACCGGAAGGAACTCATCTGCACGGACAAGCGATCGGCGCCGATTTCACGAACTAACCTTATCCTAACACACTCTGCATCCATTCCTAACCTGTCCCACATTCTCAGAAAGCATTATAACTTACTAACACAAAGCGACCGTCTTAAACACATTTTCACGGAATCGCCAAGGGTTGTCTATCGTCGCTCTAGAAATCTGCGTGACCTAGTAACCTCTTCCAAGACTAAAGCGATTGCTCCTGCTGGTTGTCATCCCTGCAATGAGCCCCGTTGTAAAGTTTGTACACACATGACCACATAAAAGACTGCTAGAAGCACAACATCCTatttttctgttaaaatcaacGGCGACTTCACTTGCGACAGCGCTAACGTCATCTATCTGCTTGAATGTTCAGTGTGTCATATGCAGTATATCGGTCAGACCGAAACATCTTTTCGTGTCAGATTCAATAACCACAAATCACACGTTAACAGCTTGCCACACCTGCCATTATCTAAACATGTTCGACTACCAGGTCATACGTTTGACAATATCAGTGTAACCATAATACAATCAGGTTTCAAATCGCACCATGATCGAGAAGTACGAGAATCCTTTCTCAtccacaaatttaacactgtgtcatccggtatcaacgagagcgtaggaaaagtgtcgtgcctttctgccatatcttgatgtgCCTGTCCTTGTAAAGAATTGAGAAAGCATGCCAAATCACTTTTGCCATGTCGCAATCGATATCATGCTGTAGTTCATGTACAATCATCATGACACGTGAATGATATTTAATGCATATCATTTATCGTGCTTAAGTTATATTTGCTGCTGtactttttattgttttctttttttattataattattatttatttgcaagtgtacacgtgcatgtactaCTGATTATGCCCACGCGCGCATGCCCATATGCATAAAAGCGGCTGTGCGCTTGTATgtgtgtttattctgacgaaggccgtgccacggcagAAACggtacaaacattaaagatgcaattttcgtaagtgtgcaccttcgtttataaatctacctatgcaccggacctacagaacctCTCAttgagttatatatatatatatatatatatatatatatatatatatatatatatatggtgtagAGATATTTACGAAGTTTTATTAAGTCTCGTGTGGCCCTCAAGAACGTCAGCAGCGCTTTAGAGGCGTGTAACGCACAGGTGGTGCTTTGCCATAGGCCGAGATTGTGTCGCATTTCCAAGCTGCGGACCCGTTGAAAGTGTAGTGCCGCTTTAAACGGCTGTCTCTATAAGGCAAAGCGGCAGCAGTCACGCAGAATGTATTGAAGGTTATCAGAGGCGTTACATTCAAAGCGCATTGAGGTAGTTGGTTTAAGTGAACTTAGTATGAGTACTGCATTTTCACATGCAGCATGTTCCCAGCCTGTCAATCATTTAGGCCTCAGCAATATGTCTTTTTTCTTGCATATTGTATCAGTTCCTTGAAATCACAGCTGACATCCGCACATACCACCATAAGCTGCCAGAAGATCGCCCTTCTATTTGTGCATGTTACTGCAGTGTTTACTGAAGCGATCATTTAGGCATCTGGAGGACTGCCCGGTGTAGTATTTGCCTCCATTGAAAGAAATCCTGCGGCTAAGCTCGAGGTCAGGGGTTCGAtctggccacgacggccgcatccCAATGATACGATGATGGCCATCCAGATGATACAAAAAACGCTTGCGTACCATGCACTGGGAGCACGTTACGAAAGCTCTAGTGGCAAAAATTATTATTGATCACCCCCACCCCATGGCGTTCCACATAATAAGATCGTGATTTTCACACATAAAACCGTAGATTTCATCATTTTTGAAGGAATCCGACATTCTATGCGAACGCAACCCCCATGCGCAACCCCCATGACATCACTTTCTATAGGCATGCTTCGCGTGCAGAAGCTGACAAGCCCTCACCTTTTTAGGATCAGAAAAAGCTACTTACACCGGTGCACGACTTGCCAGGATATCCTTTTTAAGGATATTTTGAACATTGGAAATGTGCGCAACTAGGTCTAAATTGACGTTTATCATTAGTGCACTCCCCAGGGCGGATAGTTAGGTTTGGAAAGAAATTTCTCGAGCCGAAAACTACGTTAATTGGATTCCTAGGTTTCGACAAGAAAGCTGCTTTACTATATAAAGCGCCTGATCTATGAAATGTTCGCATATTTTACCACTGCAAACTGGAAAGTCAGGTTAGCAATACCCCTTTTCGCAATATTCATATACGACGATTGGTACGGTAGCAAAGGCTCGAGATCCGTAACACCAATAAGTGTCGTCACTATTAAAATTAAACATGATATCAAGAAATCTCATCCTGCCCGAAGCCGGGAGCTCATACGTTAGTCTTAGAGTATGGAAGCACTCGTGGTAGGTGTTAAGAATGTTGACAGCACATGAGTCAATTAAGTTAGTGTCACAGTGAAGAAAAATTAAGAAATCGTCCACCAATCTGCAGGCTCTTAAAACATTGGTATGATCAAGCCTCATACAAAAGAACAATGCATGGAGACTTTGGTTAAAAAACAATTGTTAAACAAATGCGGCGATGGGAGAGTGAGTAGAGATATGTTGCTTTTACAAAAGCGATTCAACGTTCGATTCAATTAAAGTGGACCTTGTGTTGGGCTTAATGGGGAACATATTGAACATGGTGGCATTCAtgcagggtgccccagctaaaaTAACCAATATTTTAAAAACGATCTGGAGTAAGCTAGGGAATTCAAATCAGCTCACTGGCATTGCGAATCGCGCGGCCTAGTTTGCCGTATGTTTTACAGTTTGCCAAGTGAATTATGTAGTATGAACTAATTGCATAATTCTTCAAAAATTAACTTCAGCAAAAAACTATGAATATGAAAGTAGTAGATCGCATATAAAAATAGCCCactgaataaaaaaattaaatccgGAATAGACGTGGTTTAGTATGGATTGCGGTTGCCCGTAAACGTGGCGTGTCTTCTAGTCCCTGGGAGCCTTCTAGTCCCTGGACAGTCTGATGACTCAAAAACACATGTTGGACATTAAAAAATTGTATTTGCTTGCATATTCTTCACGCTCTAAAGCGGCGCTGGTTGGTCCTCGGTGCACCTCCTCTGCGCTTGTATGCGGCGCTTTGTGAAGGTCGCTTGCGATAGCTTTGCTGTGCTTCCCAGTGAGCCAATAAAACcctaagggccaaacaatgaaatcttccttacctcagtaaggacgccttcattgcggtgaggctaccttatgtcactctgaaagcttccttactgaggggccctcggtgaaggcttccttagtgcttcctcagcataaggtagctccaaagctaccttcatgcgtccttgcgccgctcctggccctgaacgagcgtttcacctcactgcttaaccacgtgacctttgcttgcgcatgtgcgctgtcgcccacctgcggagaagcgcgagcacggtacgtcttgccaggcatgttcgtttcagtcacgcgtgcggcatgaaagcgttgctcggcgttgctaggcgttgcacgacgccggcgtgccagcgttgatggagcacatcaagtttcgcactgtaatgcgcaactttttaaaatttagtaaacaaaactagaagaaagcgtccacgcttctctgtattagctcttcaatttaacgATTGTttgacgatacaacattttttattgaataatggtgtccgcgcaaagcttttaagagataatctcgaacccaggcatgcggcaaccgctccttacatgaggacgggtgaagggagctttcagagtacgcttgcttcctccatcggtccttcgctgtaaggaggcctcacgtaaggttaggaagcgctcgaagtaATGGAACGTTTCATTGTTCGGGCCTAAGAACTAGACAGGTCGGTTGAGTTCTGCCTATAGATGTGCTAAGAAATATGTGTACTTTGGAAACACTTTGGGCACGCCTGAATGGATACACCGTTGCCACACAGGTAGGCTGACGTAGGCcaaatacatatattttaaagAATAAGTGGTGCAACAAGAAATTTGAAGTCTGCGGCCCAATGATAATCAATTATTCCATACAAAGGTGCTGATAACGCCTTTAAAACAGGTTCCACGACTCTGGACACGTACTACTCGAACTTCAATCAAGCTGTCAAACATGTGTAGATGATATGGCTGGTGTAGAAATGTAATAGCATGCGTACTTCTAATATGGCTTTCGGCATTTAACTTTCCCCTGTGAATTTGAAGTCTCCTAGAGAAACGCAAAGCTCAGGTGACACGCTCCTCTATTTGTATCAACTGCACTTGTTGAGCATCTGTCTACTTTATTTCGCAGTTTTGGCCAACTTTCCTTTCTGATATGTTTTATTTATTGGAAAAATATTACTTATATTTTTTGtccgagttttcttttttttaaacatgaaaTTCAGCGACTTCAGTTACAGCAATGTCGTATTTTCGGATCTTCCTTGAAATAACTTCTACTTAAGCAATGAGCTCCCTTTGACTTGTTCAACTAACTGTGGCATAAAACTATGAACTTTGTATAAAAAGTGCAGTTTCATAGATACctgaaaagcaaaaaaaggaCTTACCTGCAGGATACCGCTTTCACTGATACATCAAAAAGCATGTTCAGAATTTCGATATCActgacatttattgaaaaaaatcaTTCTTTATTTACAGAATATCAGTATATACACCCTGTTACAACGTAGTCCTACAATAGGCGTCAAAGGACCTCAACGTTAAGTGTAAAAAATACTCATTAGATTGAGTCCAGCTCTTCAAactaaaacaaaatgaaaatgagaaaaatTACTTTTATGTACACTAAGCCTTTCGGTCTCTAAACAGTGTTAAAATGTTGCAGGCGAAATTTTTGTGATTTTTTTGGTATAAGTAACACATCTTTCTTGAAATGACGATAACCTGCCCCACACGACTAAGTGATGTAGACGAGAAGACCAAGCGAAGCAGAATGTTTGGTCAAGTAAACACGTAAGACAGCACATTAAAGTGCTAAGTTACTTTTGCAGTAACGAGATAGTTCACACCTTGTCTCACACAGTACGTCTTCACTTTACACAACGACAATGACTGTGGAGACAAACCGTTCTTAAATAATTCCGCAGCTGTTGCCCAATAGCTACACACGGATAACCCTGTGTGAGTTTATCCCAAAATTTAACTTGCCACTGCAAAAAGGGACACTAGAGGAAGTGCCATAAATACCGACAAACACATTGCTGGGACGTGACCTGGACGAGACTAGACACACATACTTGCAGATCGACGAAATCCGCATGCTGTTACGTCCATCTGACGCCATCACCAGATGGCGTTCCCTCCCTTGAGATGTAGACCGTCCGGCCCCCCGTCTTGCAAGAGGCCACCGGTGACTGGGCCCGACAGACCACTCAAACCGAGCTGGGCGAGTGTATTGGCGTTGAGCACTATGGGCGGTAAGATCTCGGGGCCGAAATTCTTGAAGGAATCCTGTGGAGTCGGCAGCATAAGTTTCTTGTTTTTCGCCGCCGGAAGTGGTGCACTGAACGCCTTAAGATCCTTGAGGAAGAGAATTTTTTCCGGTGATTGCGTGTTCAGATTGCTGCTTCCTGAGTTGTGGTTGGTCTGGCTCTTAGTGCTGCTGGATGGCGTGTTGTGGTGTCTCAGCTCTTGGATCAGGTATGTGGGGCCAGCTGAAATGGTGCCTCCTCCAGCGATTGCACTCGCCAAGTTGGTGGGGAGAGTCGCCGCTAGTCCTGCCGCCATATTTCCGCCCGTATTGCCTGCTAGGCTGTGGATCTGGATGGGAGTGACCAAGGGGTGGATGGGCGGTGGCAGTGGCATGGGTGCCTGTATTATGCCCGGCCCATGGATTGGGAACATTTGGATGGGCTGAATCGACTGCATGTGGGGTCCGTAAGGCAAGAACGGATGCACATGCTGCATGAAAGGAGGCGGATGAGGAAATACGGGGCCCCGTGGGAACATGGGACTCATCGGATATACGGGAGGGATCATGGCGTGTCCGTAACCATTGGCTGGagcttgctgctgctggtggttaGGTTGTGGCTGCTTCTGGTTAGGGAGGTTCTTGAACAGTACTAAGGCTCTGCTACCAAGGCGGGGTGTACCACCCAGGCAAAGGCTAAATGTCGCACACAGAAGAACTGCTTTCACCTGCAATAAAACCGGCGAAACATCATACACTGTGCCAAAGAAAATGTAGATAAATATAGtcatttccttcctttttttgttgAAGCAGCCTACTTCTCACCCAGCTGAGTGTAAAATCAGACCATTTCGTGAATGCAAAAATGATATTTTGGTGTTTCAGAGGAGAAAACACATGTGTTGCATAGTACATCAAGCAATGGCGCTTCAGACCTATCGTGCCATTGCCGTAGCATTATCGCATGGTCATATGCTGCAGTGACACCCCGATGTGTGCTTGctcaaaaagaagaagaaaagaagcaagCGAATTCTGCAAGTCATCATCAGGATTTTAAATGGAATGTCACAAGTTAATATCCTGAATGGCTCATAATAACAGTGCACAGGCGATGCTAATGGAGCTTTTTCCGAAATTCTTTTCATGTCTTCGGCCTTTATATGCTTTGTTTATACCAAGCTTCATTAAACCTGTATAAAAATTGGCGCAAAACTTTATGTGCGAATAAGTGCTGATCGTAGAAACAGGAAAGTGGTATTTCTATTCTTCTTTTAACTAGGATCGCCCTATTCATGAAATAGCCGCAATGAATGCTCTGTCTGTTGTCGCATAATTGCTTTAACGTACATTCACAGTCCCTCGTGCAATAACCGTGTATAGTAAAGTACATACCTCGTGCTCCTTTCGGGTACAGTTTGGGATGACGAAAGAGGGAGATTATTCACTCGTTGGCTAGTCAATGCGTATGCAATAATTTTTATATTTACTTCTTGGAATTTTGAGGTCGCTTTGATAGAATCAAAGGCACCAGCAAACTTCCGTTTTAATCGCCTCTGTGAGGTAGTTTTATAAAGTCTGCACGAATGCTAGAAGTCTAGCACACAATTTGACACTTCCTTAGTTTCTTGGATCATTTTCGCTTTGGTGGAGCCACTTATTCGCGAGAGCAGAAGAACGTTCACGTTATAGATTAAGTACTAAAGAAACGCAAAGCGACTGAAATAACAGCAGGTTTTCTCAACATGTAAAGCTacctagtgtttttttttaagcagaTGAGAGGCTGTTTAGCCAACTACATAGAATGAAACACTTCATGATTACCTTCCATTGCCCAAGTCATATTCCTCCACATGATATATACATCTAGTAGGTTACGCAGGCTAACAACTCAAGAAGAAAGTTTACGGAATATTTTGCTTTCCGCAAGGACGCACGACGCATTGTTATCAGTATACATCTGTGCAGTGAGCAGTACAACAAAGCCACCAGACCCACCGTAGTGGCGTAGTAGCTATGATGTTGTGCTGCGAAACCCGATAGcacgggattaaatcccggccaccacggccgcatttcgataggggcaaagagaaaaaaaaaagccagagtACCATAtattggtgcacgttaaagaaacccaggtggtcgaaattaatccggagacccccccaatggcatgcctcataattatatcgtggttATGGCTCGCACAACCCCAGAATTTAAGGTACTAAAGCCATAAGCGGTAACGTGAGGTGATCGTCACAGGATCGTTGACAGTATTTGTGTAAAAGTGTGAACGTGGCGACACTTTTGAAATAAGTCTGGAAACAAAATTAGGTGAAACCGAAATGAAATAACTAGCCCATAATATGCTGCTCTAGGTCACGACCGCGGCTTCTAATTACAAGCCGAAGGGTGTGCTGGAAGTATTTGACCTGCTTAGCATAAATCAGGAACTAGCGTTACTTGCGCTTATCATGAATTTAATAGCGCACCCCttaaaagaaatagaaaatacGTGGCACCAATTATCCAGTGCTTGAGCATGAATTCACCATTCCAGACAAAACCTTAAAGCTAAATAGCAAGTCAAGTGTAACTAGCAGATACATCTATACTGTTTCAGCAATTATAGCTTCGAGGATTGCGCCAGGTCATTTGAAATAAATACCTGCTGTAATTCATGCAATAAGAGTTGTCCTCGTCTAGGTCATGACTAAGACAACTCTTTTTGACAAACAATCTATTTTCGTAAAGATTAAAGTTAACCATCACAATGACGTCAAGATGAAAGCAATAATGCAAACACGACCGCGCTTGCACCACCGAGATCGTAGATTTTCGCTAAACCCGCCGGCAAGTCTGCAGTGGTCGAAACACGCCTTCACCGCAGACGGCGGGCGTAGCCGCCGCTTCGCGAACGGGCACCGCCAGCGCTGGAGCATTGAACCGCGACTCACCAGGGCGTGCATGTCTGAGCAGGAGCGATCGGCAATCCCCTATTCAAGAATCCCACAAGTTCAAATGATGCGCAACAGGCCGGATCCGTGCCGCTTTTATACCTCGCGTTCTCTCCTCCCAACGGAGACGGCACACTGCGTCTGACTTTGTTACACAATTTTTATTCCTCCTCGCCCACTAACCTCGACCTCCAGTGGCGACGCGGCAGCGCACCTCGATCTGTTTCGATTCAAGTTCGTCGTACTTTGGCCAAGAAACTGCCGCGAGACGTGTAAAGAATCCTAGCCCGATTGGGCACTTCTCTCGCGCCCTCGCCCTCGATCTCGTTCATCGCGCTTTATTGTTTGTGCGGCGATGCCTGGTGCGCTTCCCACTCTCCGCTTCATCGGGGCTGCACAATGCACGGCCAGCCGAACGGGCCTGCCGAGGACTCTAATCGCAGAACGCTCCAGATACCCTTCCACTTAGCGCGCATCGCCCCTCCAAAGGATATGAAACCtgggacgcacgcacgcacgcacacacgcactcgcCGCACAAAGccgaaacaagaaaaataaacgaaaacaaGGGGCCTCCAAAAATGAAAGACGAGCAGCTGCGTAGCTGCAGCAGCGTGGCTGCACGTACGTCCGTGCGGAGACTCTCAGTTTTCGGTAGATTCGAGGCCAAGATACGGGACCGTCCACAGCACTCCCCTCAGCACCTTGCACGAGCACACCAGGACATGCCTTACGGCGGAGCGCATCACACGCAGCGTGGCCAGGTGCGGAGCCGGTCCGCAGCGCCCGCTTTCGTCTTTCCCCCTTCTGCTCCCCAGCGTCACCATGAGTAATTTCTCCTCCGGGGGAGTAGGCCCCCACGAGAACGAAGCAGATATATCATCCTTCTTGAATAAGGCGTGTTCTCGGATTGGACCACTACTGTAGTTACACAAGTGCGCCTAGCACACCGCGCTCGTGTGCACGTGCAACCGTCTCGTGCGGGCCGAGGCTGCCTTCTCCAGAGTGAGCGCCTGCTAATTGCGGTACGGCGCAGTCCTCTCGCGTCGGACGGCTGCGTAACGGCACCGCGCTTTCTGCGCTCTCGATGTGCTCCGAGCTCATGGCGTGCCGCTCGCAGCAGGAAAACTGGGTCAATAGATGCCCCTCGGACGGCCGGTAATCGAATCCTTTCGGGTCCGCAGCGGCAGGCCAACTGTTTCATCTCACTTCTTGCACTTGCAGCGTTGCTAATCGCGTGTTCGCTACGTTTTGTCCTGGAGCTACTGTGTGGTCTGCCCTTCGCTTCTACCGAAGTGTCGTTCTtgtcgagaagaaaaaaaatgcaataatgtTTGCTTTTAATGTGACACGACTTCACAGACAGAGAATAAAGACGCCGAGAAGCGTAAACAGAGCAAACCACaggcggcggcggagaaaacacACAAGAGAGCAACAAAAGAAGCCACGACCTTAAGCGCAACATAACACGCGTCAAGCTTCTTTGCATCAATTTAGCGCCCGCTGTGTCGTATCGCCAAGTTGGCCTACCTTGGCCTCAATTTGTCTTGCTAGACACGTCCGTTATTTAATGCATGATTTGTTAAGCGTCAAGTCAGGCCATTTCAGTTGATTTTTTTGTGTCTTATGCTTTGTCCAGCGATGGGACTAGGCCGATTCAGGAACTAAAGGCCGCCGCGAAGACTTCCGAGCTCCTTTTCCAAGGTGCGCATGGGAATGAGGTAGGGTATGGCCTCACCGCTCTGGCTACGCACTAGTCGCAATGAGGTGTCCCCCGTCGGAGCACATTTGCTTACTTCTCGAAGGTTTCTCGCTGGCCTCCTCCCTGAAGTGGCCGGTGATAACGTTTGAAAATAGAACATGAGGTCGCAgtgttttcttgttgtttttttgttgAAACTTTGTGTTTCAGGCTACGTGGCGCATTGTGAAGCCACCGGttctcttacttttttttaccttccttccttcctttttatcTGTTTGCGCCAAGTACGCAAATTCTGATTTCACCGAACTTGA
This Dermacentor albipictus isolate Rhodes 1998 colony chromosome 1, USDA_Dalb.pri_finalv2, whole genome shotgun sequence DNA region includes the following protein-coding sequences:
- the LOC139055654 gene encoding uncharacterized protein, which produces MHALVKAVLLCATFSLCLGGTPRLGSRALVLFKNLPNQKQPQPNHQQQQAPANGYGHAMIPPVYPMSPMFPRGPVFPHPPPFMQHVHPFLPYGPHMQSIQPIQMFPIHGPGIIQAPMPLPPPIHPLVTPIQIHSLAGNTGGNMAAGLAATLPTNLASAIAGGGTISAGPTYLIQELRHHNTPSSSTKSQTNHNSGSSNLNTQSPEKILFLKDLKAFSAPLPAAKNKKLMLPTPQDSFKNFGPEILPPIVLNANTLAQLGLSGLSGPVTGGLLQDGGPDGLHLKGGNAIW